The DNA sequence CCAGCCAAAGCCACGTTATGTGCGATGCCGCCAAACGCATTGGTGTTTATTTGAGAGGGGTGGTTGTTACCTCGTTGGCCGAGAGAGTTCTTGGAGTACGAAAGTCGAATACCTCCTTTGACAAGTCCACCCTGCGTTCAATCACGCCATATGAGCATACTGATGGGAGCGAAATCGATATTGAGGTTATAAAGCTTACAAGATTATGCCCATACAATTCTTTGATCGCTTGACTAGCGTACAGCACCTCTTCAAACTCAACAAAGCACATTGGGCCATTGATCTTTTGCCTGTATGACATTCGTTTGAAACCAGGGCAACGACTGAATAGCGCTCGGAGAGATTCTTCGAGGAAGCCTGGCGGGTGAGTAGGCGGCGAGACTGCGGGAAGGTTACCAACATAGAGGGTGTTGATCTGTATGCCAATACTACGTCAGCTAATGTTTTTAGTGGAGTAACCCGAATACTACGACTCACAGGTGGATTTTGATCAGCGGGATTGGCACCAATAATTCTGCCTCCACTCAGTCCTATCCCACCTACGGGAGCACCATCCACATGTTCTCCGGCTAGGATCGTTCCCGTTGCGTTTGTCCCATATTCCGACCCGTGCCCATGTCTATGTCTCCCATACGCACTACCCGACGGTCCAGGCTGGCTACCTAATCTCCTCTGACTCTGACCTTGTCCTGGAGCTGGACCTTGACCTTGACCAGGAGCGGAGACAGAGGAATATCCTTCGTATGGAGGACCCATAGTCATACCCATCCCAAGTGCGCCATTTACACTCCACCCCTCAAGCTCATCTGCTTCTTCCGCTAGCGCTAAAAGGGCTTTCGAGTCGGTCTGTCTGAGCGACGGGGATGTAGGGGTTGGAACAGCTGGAGCCGAGGTAGATGTGGAAGTGGAGGCGGAAGATGAAGTAGGGTTGGTAATCATGTTTGGTTGAGAAGACGCGTTGGCAGTGGTCTTCTCGTCAATATTTAAACGTGCGTCTTTATCAGATCCCGGACCCGAGCTGGAGTTTGGCCACGATTCCCACGCATCTCTTACAGAGCCCATCGCCCCAGTACCTCCTGAGGGCCCGCCGACAGAAACGGGACCAGTAGCAGAGCCCATACCAGGGACCAACCCGAGCCTTCCAGATCTCAGTAAAAAACCCATAATCTCCTCGCTCGACGTCGTCTTCTTAGTGTGTAAATTCTTCTTCGCCATCTCTGCCTTCAACACTGAGCCCGTCAAGGGGTCGATCTTTTTGCCTTGAAGATGGTCCTTTGCGGCGAGCGCGTCGTTACGGGTTTTGAATCGAGCAAAACCAATAGTTTGGCGTCGAGCGGAAGAGGGAGGGACAGTTGGATTAGAACCAGGGCCGAGCATGGGATTGGAAGAGACGGAGGGGGTGAGTGACATAGGTGCTGAAGGAGTGGTAGACTGAGATGTAGATGCGGTGGTAAGAGATAAAGATGAAATGGCCTCTTCGAGGTTTATGTTACCTAGAGGGTATTCTGAGTAATCCCCTCCTTGGGCGTTCTGCTGAGCAGCTAGTTGGGTTAACTCGGCAAGAAGAGCAGCTGCCGGTTCACGTCGAGAGCCAGAGGGGAACTTGAGAGTTGCGGCCTCAAATCCAGGTGCAAATGTAAAGATATTTTGGAATTCACGTTCCTATAATGCCTGATCAGCAATCCCATCAtatgaagaagaggcgACTGAACTCACAGACATGTCATCCGGGAAGCCAACCACAAAAATCGTACTAATtacctcctcttccaatTCCCTCTCGTCGTCTCTATCCCTGTCcctcctttccctccttCTATCTCTACTCTCTCCATGTGCCGAACCAGGCCTTGCGCCAAACCTCGCGGGGTAGTCTGGATTCGTAGGCAAATGCCTTCCATTCGGGATTACGCCTCTGTATCCTGCGAAAGGTCCCCCAGCTACGCCTCCTCCATTTCTCCAACCGTTGGGTCCCGGAGGTGCGTTCGCCCAAGACATTAGCGGTTGTCCGTACCCTGTTGCCGAAGTCATTGAGTGAATCGGATCGGGCGGCATGGCGTGTTGAGGTGGGGGAATGTACGGCGGTGGATTGGGAGGCGGGGAGGATGAGACAGAAGGGAGATAGGCGGCAGGCTGGAACGTGGCTGTTGTGCCTGCAGGGTTTGCATGAGCGTCACGTTCATTCAGCGGGTTGGGCGATGGATGAGAATGGGTACTGGGGGCGGAAGATGTTTGTGGTGTTTGGCGATGAAGGGAGCCGAAGCGAGAATGGGCTTGCGAAGATGACGACGGCGTCGGGGAAGGAAGGGACTGAAGTGACTCGGGCGGAGCTGCCATGACTGATGCGAGTTGTAGGTTCTGCTAGTTGTACTTGATGCGAGTCTAGACTTCTATCGAGATGGAT is a window from the Cryptococcus gattii WM276 chromosome L, complete sequence genome containing:
- a CDS encoding cell wall integrity protein scw1, putative (Similar to TIGR gene model, INSD accession AAW45163.1), which gives rise to MAAPPESLQSLPSPTPSSSSQAHSRFGSLHRQTPQTSSAPSTHSHPSPNPLNERDAHANPAGTTATFQPAAYLPSVSSSPPPNPPPYIPPPQHAMPPDPIHSMTSATGYGQPLMSWANAPPGPNGWRNGGGVAGGPFAGYRGVIPNGRHLPTNPDYPARFGARPGSAHGESRDRRRERRDRDRDDERELEEEVISTIFVVGFPDDMSEREFQNIFTFAPGFEAATLKFPSGSRREPAAALLAELTQLAAQQNAQGGDYSEYPLGNINLEEAISSLSLTTASTSQSTTPSAPMSLTPSVSSNPMLGPGSNPTVPPSSARRQTIGFARFKTRNDALAAKDHLQGKKIDPLTGSVLKAEMAKKNLHTKKTTSSEEIMGFLLRSGRLGLVPGMGSATGPVSVGGPSGGTGAMGSVRDAWESWPNSSSGPGSDKDARLNIDEKTTANASSQPNMITNPTSSSASTSTSTSAPAVPTPTSPSLRQTDSKALLALAEEADELEGWSVNGALGMGMTMGPPYEGYSSVSAPGQGQGPAPGQGQSQRRLGSQPGPSGSAYGRHRHGHGSEYGTNATGTILAGEHVDGAPVGGIGLSGGRIIGANPADQNPPINTLYVGNLPAVSPPTHPPGFLEESLRALFSRCPGFKRMSYRQKINGPMCFVEFEEVLYASQAIKELYGHNLGGLVKGGIRLSYSKNSLGQRGNNHPSQINTNAFGGIAHNVALAGMSMTSPTTQQHSLPNGAVGYGLPGGLGEGNASLGMGDLRRDSASGTAATNGASTGTSLSPTAQPFNITLPPTSPRSRYFASPPLSTNNSHKLSPTESAPASASASASASASVSASASVSAGSSFNSNTTNGLSTTGMPTPGGAGVGVPIPSSSSRSSTSARSTTSVFHPFGQPSNSISTSVNTNTSSGFSPVSSPIRTPASFSWLSSSAGTGGGVGYGYEFGGSVPLGSLNGAASAWGQSAERRD